One window of the Candidatus Wolbachia massiliensis genome contains the following:
- a CDS encoding type I secretion system permease/ATPase, producing the protein MEITPSIKKELKQSTLYSCLEKCKSAFWFIFWFSSGINLLMLFLPLYTSQVLDRVISSESVSTLVMLTIITLSAFACSAMLETCRYLAMAKIGDWIDKAATPDLIVRSIRLTSIQSSTSSGEAIRDLGVIKNFITGNGIFSLFDTPWSLIYLVVIFMIHTSTGFIAISGIVILVSMAMWNELATKRILQETNEETIRNINAIDVATRNAEVVEAMGMSEFIVSDWCKRNDQNRAMQIKAQNRSNVITGITKFLRSTLQISVIGTGALLAITAHKTAGSIIAASILMGRVLAPFDAAVHTWKFLNQARMSYGRLQRLILTSPKREQTMALPEPEGKLEFERVFFTPYGSNKPTIKGISFVIEPGDVVGVIGASASGKSTIAKLIVGVWKPISGVVRLDSADVYTWNRENFGNYVGYLPQDIELFNTSVKANIARMRPDPNPEEIIKAAKIAGIHELILSLPNGYDTTIGSFGVTLSGGQKQLLGLARAFYGNTKLLVLDEPNANLDSNGEACLINAVNVARKQNTTTVIITHKLPLLSVVDKVILMSEGVIYAMGPRDEILSKLVTSSSNNAEGERSSASG; encoded by the coding sequence GTGGAAATTACACCATCAATAAAAAAAGAATTGAAACAAAGTACACTATATTCCTGTCTGGAAAAGTGCAAAAGTGCATTTTGGTTTATTTTTTGGTTCAGCTCAGGAATCAATTTATTAATGTTATTTTTGCCGCTTTATACCTCTCAAGTGCTTGACCGGGTGATATCGAGCGAAAGTGTATCTACACTAGTTATGCTGACAATTATTACCTTATCCGCGTTTGCATGTTCCGCAATGCTTGAAACTTGCCGATATTTGGCCATGGCAAAAATTGGTGACTGGATTGATAAAGCCGCAACACCAGATCTGATAGTAAGGTCGATTAGGCTCACATCAATACAGAGCTCAACTTCCAGTGGTGAAGCAATACGGGATCTTGGAGTAATAAAAAATTTTATTACAGGAAATGGTATATTCTCACTGTTTGATACTCCATGGTCGTTAATCTACCTAGTTGTAATTTTCATGATACATACCTCCACAGGGTTTATTGCCATTAGTGGAATAGTTATATTAGTTTCTATGGCAATGTGGAATGAGCTTGCCACTAAACGTATATTACAAGAAACCAACGAAGAAACTATACGCAATATCAATGCTATAGATGTTGCAACAAGGAACGCAGAAGTAGTTGAAGCTATGGGTATGTCAGAATTTATAGTCTCTGATTGGTGTAAACGGAACGATCAGAACCGAGCGATGCAAATCAAGGCACAAAATCGTTCTAATGTAATTACTGGAATCACTAAGTTTTTGCGCTCAACTTTGCAAATATCAGTGATCGGAACAGGTGCATTGCTTGCAATTACAGCTCATAAGACTGCTGGTAGCATCATTGCTGCCTCAATTTTAATGGGTAGAGTATTAGCCCCATTTGATGCAGCAGTTCATACTTGGAAATTTTTAAATCAAGCTAGAATGTCATATGGAAGGCTGCAAAGACTTATATTAACATCGCCAAAAAGAGAACAAACTATGGCTCTACCTGAGCCTGAAGGGAAACTAGAATTTGAGAGAGTATTTTTCACTCCTTATGGAAGCAACAAACCAACAATAAAAGGAATATCATTTGTGATAGAACCAGGAGATGTAGTTGGTGTTATTGGTGCAAGTGCTTCTGGTAAATCGACCATTGCAAAGCTAATCGTTGGTGTATGGAAACCCATATCTGGTGTAGTGAGACTGGACAGTGCTGATGTGTACACTTGGAATCGAGAAAATTTTGGTAATTATGTTGGTTACTTACCTCAGGATATTGAGTTATTTAACACTAGTGTCAAAGCTAATATTGCCCGCATGAGACCAGATCCGAATCCTGAAGAAATAATCAAAGCAGCAAAAATTGCAGGAATACATGAATTAATACTGAGCTTGCCAAATGGATATGATACAACGATAGGAAGTTTTGGAGTGACGCTCTCTGGTGGACAGAAACAGCTACTTGGTCTTGCGAGAGCTTTTTATGGAAACACAAAACTTTTGGTACTTGATGAGCCGAATGCCAATTTAGATAGTAATGGAGAGGCATGCTTAATTAATGCAGTCAATGTTGCAAGAAAACAAAATACTACTACTGTGATCATTACTCATAAGCTACCGTTGCTATCCGTGGTTGATAAAGTGATTCTCATGTCAGAAGGAGTGATTTACGCTATGGGGCCAAGGGATGAGATTTTGAGCAAGTTAGTTACTTCATCATCAAACAACGCAGAAGGGGAACGCTCTTCAGCAAGTGGTTAG
- the tsaD gene encoding tRNA (adenosine(37)-N6)-threonylcarbamoyltransferase complex transferase subunit TsaD, which translates to MKTILAVETSCDETAVAIVNSDKQVLAHEILSQREHKKCGGVIPEVASRAHMEHLSGLIKSAIEKSNLNFCDLDAIAATSGPGLIGGLIVGTMMAKAIAHVVQKPFIAVNHLEAHALVIRLLYEVKFPFLVLLISGGHCQFLIAQDVGRYIKLGETLDDSLGEAFDKVAKMLGLSYPGGPLIEKLAEKGDGARFKFPRAMRKRSGCDLSFSGVKTAVKNLVQELEMSEQNVCDVCASFQECISDILLDRVHNAIIMAEALNIRIRDFVITGGVAANNFLRERLKRHVDLNILFPPNNLCTDNAVMIGWTGIEMLRKSYVDSLNFAPRPKWELAEY; encoded by the coding sequence ATGAAAACTATTTTAGCTGTTGAAACAAGCTGTGATGAAACTGCAGTGGCAATTGTAAACAGTGATAAGCAAGTTCTTGCTCACGAGATTCTCTCTCAAAGAGAACACAAAAAATGCGGTGGTGTAATTCCTGAGGTAGCATCACGGGCTCACATGGAGCATTTAAGTGGCTTAATAAAAAGTGCTATAGAAAAATCTAACCTTAACTTTTGTGATCTGGATGCGATTGCAGCAACATCAGGACCAGGACTTATAGGTGGATTAATCGTTGGTACAATGATGGCTAAAGCGATTGCACATGTAGTACAAAAACCATTCATTGCAGTTAATCACTTAGAAGCGCATGCATTGGTTATTCGATTACTATACGAAGTGAAATTTCCTTTTTTAGTCCTATTAATATCAGGTGGCCATTGTCAATTTTTAATTGCACAGGATGTAGGTAGATATATTAAACTTGGAGAAACACTCGATGATTCGTTGGGGGAAGCATTTGATAAAGTTGCTAAGATGCTGGGTTTAAGCTACCCTGGAGGTCCACTAATTGAAAAATTAGCTGAAAAAGGTGATGGCGCAAGATTTAAATTTCCAAGGGCGATGAGAAAACGTTCTGGATGTGATCTCTCGTTTTCTGGAGTTAAAACAGCAGTGAAAAACTTAGTACAAGAGCTAGAAATGAGCGAGCAGAATGTGTGTGATGTATGCGCTTCATTTCAAGAGTGTATCAGTGACATACTGTTAGACAGGGTTCACAATGCGATTATTATGGCTGAAGCCCTCAATATAAGAATCCGTGATTTTGTGATTACTGGTGGGGTTGCAGCAAATAATTTCTTAAGAGAAAGATTAAAAAGGCATGTGGACTTAAATATACTTTTTCCTCCTAACAACCTATGTACAGACAATGCAGTAATGATTGGATGGACAGGAATTGAAATGTTAAGGAAAAGCTATGTAGATTCTCTCAATTTTGCACCAAGGCCAAAGTGGGAATTAGCAGAGTATTAA